In a single window of the Methylococcus sp. Mc7 genome:
- the cas5c gene encoding type I-C CRISPR-associated protein Cas5c → MRGKTHCLEVWGDFACFTRPEMKVERYSYPIITPSAARGIFDAIYWKKSYGFYWQVEKVEMLKLPSYIALRRNEVKDKAPGDNVILRWKDGRAEPEPLWADGDREQSGTDQKGRTQRQTMALKDVHYRIHAHLRFRDNGQDARTFDAQFERRAGGGQCYYQPFFGCREFPAFFALADTERPGPEPVRLDLDLGLMLYDVFDLSQHNDNHALPSISVFQAQLRKGVMEIPGYDDPAVRKAVEENIHA, encoded by the coding sequence ATGCGAGGCAAAACCCATTGCCTGGAAGTCTGGGGCGATTTCGCCTGCTTTACCCGACCGGAGATGAAGGTCGAGCGTTACAGCTACCCGATCATCACTCCCTCCGCCGCGCGGGGCATCTTCGATGCGATCTATTGGAAGAAGTCTTACGGGTTTTACTGGCAGGTGGAAAAGGTCGAAATGCTCAAACTTCCCAGCTACATTGCCCTGCGCCGCAATGAGGTGAAGGACAAGGCGCCTGGCGACAACGTCATCCTGCGCTGGAAAGACGGTAGGGCAGAGCCAGAGCCCTTGTGGGCCGACGGCGACCGCGAGCAGTCGGGAACCGACCAGAAGGGCCGCACCCAGCGCCAGACCATGGCGTTAAAAGATGTACATTACCGCATCCATGCCCACCTGCGCTTTCGTGACAACGGACAGGATGCGCGCACCTTCGACGCCCAATTCGAACGTCGCGCCGGCGGTGGGCAATGCTACTACCAGCCGTTTTTCGGTTGCCGGGAGTTCCCCGCCTTTTTCGCCTTGGCCGACACCGAAAGGCCTGGCCCCGAGCCGGTCCGGCTCGACCTCGACTTGGGGCTCATGCTCTACGACGTGTTCGATCTCAGCCAGCACAACGACAACCATGCGCTGCCGAGCATCAGCGTGTTTCAAGCCCAGTTGCGCAAGGGTGTGATGGAAATACCCGGTTATGACGATCCCGCCGTCAGGAAAGCGGTGGAGGAGAACATCCATGCTTGA
- a CDS encoding IS1380 family transposase: MPRFEVKQSSKLQLTSYSGLALIGQCCQAAQVEAVIDPKIPVSQGMRTSDIVKSVVGLLSLGKSDFEAIEPFRNDRFFKESLGLTKVPGAVWLRQRLNAKAEAIRDLADELSLRLLERTEAPITPHKGYVCCDIDTFAMDNSGTKKEAVSRTYQGFDGYTPIAAYLGNEGWNTGLELRPGSRHSAFETHYFYERLFPRIERLVKPDQPVLLREDSGFDGAQLLFAKAAERDRQAALGRSLDFICKWNPRKQDKGDWVKRAEEAGAFAEARPGKRVALLSLEVERAWHKEKRSFRLVAQVTERTIDKKGQHLLAPEVELEGWWTTLSCSAEEVIELYQHHGMHEQFHSELFGSAESFASLRTATAWRPAPFGLVKTDLDLERLPSGKFDTNDVILHLAAFAYNCLRLLGQIGLTGEIAPIRHPAKRRRIRTVLQEIMYRAAKFVAHARRLILDFGRGVAANVAVFVMLQNRLWAAASG, translated from the coding sequence ATGCCGCGCTTTGAAGTCAAGCAATCCAGCAAGCTGCAACTGACCTCGTATTCCGGCCTGGCGCTGATTGGCCAGTGCTGCCAGGCGGCGCAGGTGGAGGCGGTCATTGACCCGAAGATCCCGGTGTCGCAAGGCATGCGTACCTCGGACATCGTCAAGAGCGTGGTCGGGCTGTTGAGTCTGGGCAAGAGCGACTTCGAAGCCATCGAGCCATTCCGGAATGATCGCTTCTTCAAGGAGTCGCTGGGGCTGACGAAGGTGCCCGGAGCCGTGTGGCTGCGCCAGCGTCTGAATGCCAAGGCGGAAGCCATCCGCGATCTGGCCGATGAGCTTTCCCTGAGGCTGCTGGAGCGAACCGAGGCGCCGATCACGCCGCACAAGGGCTATGTCTGCTGCGACATCGATACCTTCGCCATGGACAATAGTGGCACGAAGAAGGAAGCGGTGTCGCGCACCTATCAGGGCTTCGACGGTTACACGCCGATTGCCGCCTATCTCGGCAACGAAGGCTGGAACACCGGGCTGGAACTGAGGCCAGGGTCCCGCCACTCGGCGTTCGAGACGCACTACTTCTACGAGCGGCTGTTTCCGCGCATCGAACGCCTGGTCAAACCGGATCAGCCCGTGCTGCTGCGCGAGGACAGCGGTTTCGACGGCGCACAGCTTCTGTTCGCCAAGGCCGCGGAGCGAGACCGGCAAGCCGCGCTGGGGCGAAGCCTCGACTTCATCTGCAAGTGGAACCCCCGCAAGCAGGACAAGGGGGACTGGGTCAAGCGCGCCGAGGAGGCGGGCGCCTTTGCCGAGGCTCGTCCAGGCAAGCGGGTTGCGTTGCTGTCGTTGGAAGTGGAACGCGCCTGGCACAAGGAGAAGCGCTCCTTCCGCCTGGTCGCCCAGGTGACCGAGCGCACCATCGACAAGAAGGGCCAACACCTGCTGGCCCCGGAGGTCGAACTGGAAGGCTGGTGGACGACGCTCTCCTGTTCCGCCGAGGAAGTGATCGAACTCTACCAGCACCACGGCATGCATGAGCAGTTCCACTCCGAGTTGTTCGGCTCCGCCGAATCCTTCGCTTCGCTCAGGACCGCCACTGCGTGGCGTCCTGCGCCCTTCGGGCTTGTCAAGACCGACCTCGATCTGGAGCGGCTGCCCTCGGGCAAGTTCGACACCAACGACGTGATCCTGCATCTGGCGGCCTTCGCCTACAACTGCCTGCGTCTCTTGGGACAGATCGGCCTGACCGGCGAGATTGCGCCGATCCGTCATCCGGCCAAGCGCCGCCGCATCCGGACCGTGCTACAGGAGATCATGTACCGGGCGGCGAAGTTCGTCGCCCATGCCCGCCGGCTGATCCTCGATTTCGGCCGTGGCGTGGCGGCAAACGTAGCCGTGTTCGTGATGCTTCAGAATCGGCTGTGGGCGGCGGCGTCCGGATGA
- the cas2 gene encoding CRISPR-associated endonuclease Cas2 translates to MLVLVSYDVSTETSAGRRRLRRVAKICLNHGQRVQKSVFECRVDQAQLETLKFQLLDEINEAEDNLRIYRIPEPLDKHVMEFGRFRATDFDDTLIV, encoded by the coding sequence ATGCTGGTACTCGTGTCCTATGACGTATCGACCGAAACTTCGGCAGGCCGGCGCCGGCTGCGACGGGTTGCGAAAATCTGCCTGAACCATGGACAACGCGTACAGAAATCGGTTTTCGAATGCCGGGTCGATCAGGCCCAGCTCGAAACCCTCAAATTCCAGTTGCTCGACGAAATCAACGAGGCCGAAGACAACCTGCGGATTTACCGGATTCCCGAACCGCTGGACAAGCACGTGATGGAATTCGGCCGCTTCCGCGCCACGGACTTCGACGACACCCTCATCGTATGA
- a CDS encoding DUF2281 domain-containing protein, giving the protein MRTAEQVYERVKALPEPLAREVLDFVGYLAMKAHGEEVEDLVFAQGSGLGEIWNNPEDDVWNDV; this is encoded by the coding sequence ATGCGCACCGCAGAACAGGTCTATGAACGGGTCAAGGCGTTACCGGAACCTCTGGCGCGCGAAGTCCTGGATTTCGTCGGCTATCTCGCCATGAAAGCGCATGGCGAGGAGGTTGAAGACCTAGTTTTTGCGCAGGGGAGCGGCTTGGGCGAAATTTGGAACAACCCGGAAGACGATGTGTGGAACGATGTGTAA
- a CDS encoding DDE-type integrase/transposase/recombinase, which yields MKLHTQRLQTLDEIRAFLDGASPLDFTVPSRPEAYGWIESSLCQLGYLRLGKADKGIVRDYLIKVSGFSRAQITRLIAQYRRTGRVRDHRGRPANAFQRRYLPQDAVLLAELDALHGTLSGPATRKLCERAFHVFSDQRFVRLARISNGGLYNLRHSTTYRRQRTHYDKTRPTPVAIGERRKPFPDGRPGFLRVDSVHQGDLDGIKGLYHLNAVDEATQMQCVVSVERISERFLIPALNQLLDSFPFVILGFHSDNGSEYINHRVAQLLEKLRIDFTKSRARQTNDNALVESKNGSVVRKHLGYAHIPGRFAARVNAFSSGVLTPYLNFHRPCLFPEAVVDAKGKRRKRYPYANLMTPYEKLKSLPEAEQYLKPGISFKQLDEIAYAISDNEAARLLNQARTELFQYINTAQQPAA from the coding sequence GTGAAACTGCATACCCAACGCCTTCAAACCCTCGACGAGATCCGGGCCTTCCTGGATGGCGCCTCACCGCTGGACTTCACCGTACCCTCCCGCCCGGAGGCCTATGGCTGGATCGAGTCCTCGCTCTGTCAGCTCGGTTACCTGCGCCTCGGCAAGGCCGACAAGGGGATCGTCCGGGATTACCTGATCAAGGTCAGCGGCTTCTCCCGCGCCCAGATCACCCGCCTGATCGCGCAGTACCGCCGAACGGGACGGGTACGCGACCACCGCGGTCGGCCGGCCAACGCCTTTCAGCGTCGCTATCTGCCCCAGGATGCCGTGCTCCTGGCCGAACTCGATGCCCTCCACGGCACCCTCTCCGGCCCCGCCACCCGCAAGCTCTGCGAGCGCGCCTTCCACGTCTTCTCGGATCAGCGCTTCGTCCGCCTCGCCCGCATCTCCAACGGCGGCCTCTACAACCTCCGCCACTCCACGACCTATCGGCGGCAGCGCACTCACTACGACAAGACCCGCCCCACGCCCGTCGCCATCGGCGAGCGCCGCAAACCCTTTCCGGACGGACGCCCCGGCTTCCTGCGCGTCGATTCCGTCCATCAGGGCGATCTCGACGGCATCAAGGGCCTCTACCACCTCAACGCCGTCGACGAGGCCACCCAGATGCAGTGCGTCGTCAGCGTCGAACGGATCAGCGAGCGCTTCCTCATCCCGGCGCTCAACCAGCTCCTCGACAGCTTCCCCTTCGTCATCCTCGGCTTCCACTCCGACAACGGTTCGGAGTACATCAACCACCGGGTCGCCCAACTCCTGGAGAAACTGCGCATCGACTTCACCAAGTCCCGCGCCCGCCAGACCAACGACAACGCCCTCGTCGAAAGCAAGAACGGCTCCGTCGTGCGCAAGCACCTCGGCTATGCCCACATCCCCGGACGCTTCGCCGCGCGGGTCAACGCCTTCTCCAGCGGCGTCCTCACCCCCTATCTCAACTTCCACCGCCCCTGCCTCTTCCCCGAGGCGGTCGTCGACGCCAAGGGCAAACGGCGCAAGCGCTATCCCTACGCCAATCTCATGACCCCCTACGAAAAACTCAAATCCCTGCCCGAGGCCGAGCAGTACCTCAAGCCCGGCATCTCCTTCAAACAACTGGATGAAATCGCCTACGCCATCAGCGACAATGAGGCCGCGCGACTCCTCAACCAGGCGCGCACCGAACTGTTCCAATACATCAACACAGCCCAACAACCCGCCGCCTGA
- the cas4 gene encoding CRISPR-associated protein Cas4 yields MQRPTDDRLQIPLSALNQYAYCPRRCFLIHGEGEFRHNVHTVSGTLEHERVDRQAGESKAGVRVEYALPVWSDALGLSGRCDAVEFHPDGAIYPVEYKHGKRKQWDNDDLQLTAQALCLEEMTGKPVTRGAIFHQQSKRRREVAFDDNLRRAVKSTTVEVRALLSSARCPPPLSGIDARRCGECSLRGICQPALIGSDRKLEHLSQTLFEPEEELP; encoded by the coding sequence ATGCAACGGCCCACTGATGACAGACTACAAATCCCCCTTTCGGCCCTCAATCAATATGCCTATTGTCCACGACGCTGTTTTCTGATCCATGGCGAAGGCGAGTTTCGCCACAATGTGCATACCGTCAGCGGCACCCTTGAGCACGAACGGGTCGACCGGCAAGCCGGTGAATCCAAAGCTGGGGTTAGGGTGGAATACGCCCTGCCAGTCTGGTCGGATGCACTCGGATTGAGCGGTCGTTGCGACGCAGTGGAATTCCATCCGGACGGAGCCATTTATCCGGTCGAATACAAACATGGCAAACGCAAGCAATGGGATAACGACGACTTGCAACTGACGGCCCAAGCGTTGTGCCTGGAGGAAATGACCGGCAAGCCAGTAACCAGGGGAGCGATCTTCCACCAGCAGTCGAAGCGGCGACGGGAAGTAGCTTTCGACGACAATTTGCGTCGAGCCGTGAAATCCACAACCGTAGAGGTCCGGGCTCTGTTGTCCTCGGCACGCTGCCCTCCGCCCTTGAGCGGCATTGATGCTCGGCGCTGCGGCGAGTGTTCCCTGCGCGGCATTTGCCAGCCAGCGCTGATTGGTTCAGATCGCAAGCTCGAACATTTGTCACAGACTCTATTCGAACCGGAAGAGGAGCTTCCATGA
- the cas1c gene encoding type I-C CRISPR-associated endonuclease Cas1c: MTVLQNTLYVTTPEAYLRLEGETVCVMVEQQKRLQVPLHHLGALVLFDHVMLSPALLGRCAEDGRSVVWLNRSGRFQARLEGPVNGNILLRQAQFRAAENANGALGLARAMVAGKLRNSRQVLMRGAREAKSDVDRDTMVKAARILATQIRKLPQAETLDTLRGFEGDAARLYFESLPAVMREPVREQFPFEARSRRPPRDAFNALISFLYALVLADCRSALETVGLDPQLGFLHAVRPGRPALALDLLEEFRAPLADRLALTLINRGQIQPGDFDCREGGAVLLNDKGRKTVITAYQERKQETLTHPLLQQDTPIGLLPHLQARLLARFLRQDVPAYVPYLQR, encoded by the coding sequence ATGACGGTGCTGCAAAACACCCTCTACGTCACCACACCAGAGGCCTATCTTCGCCTCGAAGGCGAAACGGTGTGCGTGATGGTGGAACAGCAGAAACGCCTGCAAGTGCCGCTGCATCATCTGGGCGCGCTCGTCCTGTTCGATCACGTCATGCTCAGCCCTGCCCTGCTCGGGCGCTGCGCCGAGGACGGCCGATCCGTGGTCTGGCTGAACCGCTCGGGCCGCTTCCAAGCCCGGCTCGAAGGGCCGGTGAACGGCAACATTCTGCTGCGGCAAGCGCAATTCCGCGCCGCCGAGAACGCCAACGGCGCGCTCGGCCTTGCCCGCGCCATGGTCGCGGGAAAATTGCGCAACAGCCGGCAGGTGCTGATGCGCGGCGCCCGGGAAGCCAAATCCGACGTCGACCGCGACACCATGGTGAAAGCTGCTCGCATTCTGGCCACCCAGATTCGCAAGCTGCCCCAGGCGGAAACGCTAGACACCCTGCGCGGCTTCGAAGGGGACGCGGCGCGGCTGTATTTCGAATCGCTGCCCGCCGTGATGCGCGAGCCCGTTCGGGAGCAGTTTCCCTTCGAAGCCCGCAGCCGGCGGCCACCCCGCGATGCGTTCAATGCGTTGATTTCCTTTTTGTATGCCCTGGTGCTGGCGGACTGCCGCTCCGCGCTGGAAACCGTCGGGCTCGATCCCCAGCTCGGCTTTCTCCACGCCGTGCGGCCGGGCCGTCCGGCGCTGGCCCTCGACCTCCTCGAAGAGTTCCGCGCCCCGCTGGCGGACCGCCTTGCCCTCACACTCATCAACCGGGGCCAGATCCAGCCCGGCGATTTCGACTGCCGCGAAGGCGGCGCCGTCCTGCTGAACGACAAGGGACGGAAAACCGTGATCACCGCCTATCAGGAACGCAAGCAGGAAACCCTGACGCATCCCCTGCTCCAGCAGGACACACCGATCGGCCTGCTGCCGCACCTCCAGGCCCGGTTACTGGCGCGCTTCCTGCGGCAGGACGTTCCGGCCTACGTCCCTTATCTTCAGCGGTGA
- a CDS encoding IS1380 family transposase — protein MPRFEVKQSSKLQLTSYSGLALIGQCCQAAQVEAVIDPKIPVSQGMRTSDIVKSVVGLLSLGKSDFEAIEPFRNDRFFKESLGLTKVPGAVWLRQRLNAKAEAIRDLADELSLRLLERTEAPITPHKGYVCCDIDTFAMDNSGTKKEAVSRTYQGFDGYTPIAAYLGNEGWNTGLELRPGSRHSAFETHYFYERLFPRIERLVKPDQPVLLREDSGFDGAQLLFAKAAERDRQAALGRSLDFICKWNPRKQDKGDWVKRAEEAGAFAEARPGKRVALLSLEVERAWHKEKRSFRLVAQVTERTIDKKGQHLLAPEVELEGWWTTLSCSAEEVIELYQHHGMHEQFHSEFKTDLDLERLPSGKFDTNDVILHLAAFAYNCLRLLGQIGLTGEIAPIRHPAKRRRIRTVLQEIMYRAAKFVAHARRLILDFGRGVAANVAVFVMLQNRLWAAASG, from the coding sequence ATGCCGCGCTTTGAAGTCAAGCAATCCAGCAAGCTGCAACTGACCTCGTATTCCGGCCTGGCGCTGATTGGCCAGTGCTGCCAGGCGGCGCAGGTGGAGGCGGTCATTGACCCGAAGATCCCGGTGTCGCAAGGCATGCGTACCTCGGACATCGTCAAGAGCGTGGTCGGGCTGTTGAGTCTGGGCAAGAGCGACTTCGAAGCCATCGAGCCATTCCGGAATGATCGCTTCTTCAAGGAGTCGCTGGGGCTGACGAAGGTGCCCGGAGCCGTGTGGCTGCGCCAGCGTCTGAATGCCAAGGCGGAAGCCATCCGCGATCTGGCCGATGAGCTTTCCCTGAGGCTGCTGGAGCGAACCGAGGCGCCGATCACGCCGCACAAGGGCTATGTCTGCTGCGACATCGATACCTTCGCCATGGACAATAGTGGCACGAAGAAGGAAGCGGTGTCGCGCACCTATCAGGGCTTCGACGGTTACACGCCGATTGCCGCCTATCTCGGCAACGAAGGCTGGAACACCGGGCTGGAACTGAGGCCAGGGTCCCGCCACTCGGCGTTCGAGACGCACTACTTCTACGAGCGGCTGTTTCCGCGCATCGAACGCCTGGTCAAACCGGATCAGCCCGTGCTGCTGCGCGAGGACAGCGGTTTCGACGGCGCACAGCTTCTGTTCGCCAAGGCCGCGGAGCGAGACCGGCAAGCCGCGCTGGGGCGAAGCCTCGACTTCATCTGCAAGTGGAACCCCCGCAAGCAGGACAAGGGGGACTGGGTCAAGCGCGCCGAGGAGGCGGGCGCCTTTGCCGAGGCTCGTCCAGGCAAGCGGGTTGCGTTGCTGTCGTTGGAAGTGGAACGCGCCTGGCACAAGGAGAAGCGCTCCTTCCGCCTGGTCGCCCAGGTGACCGAGCGCACCATCGACAAGAAGGGCCAACACCTGCTGGCCCCGGAGGTCGAACTGGAAGGCTGGTGGACGACGCTCTCCTGTTCCGCCGAGGAAGTGATCGAACTCTACCAGCACCACGGCATGCATGAGCAGTTCCACTCCGAGTTCAAGACCGACCTCGATCTGGAGCGGCTGCCCTCGGGCAAGTTCGACACCAACGACGTGATCCTGCATCTGGCGGCCTTCGCCTACAACTGCCTGCGTCTCTTGGGACAGATCGGCCTGACCGGCGAGATTGCGCCGATCCGTCATCCGGCCAAGCGCCGCCGCATCCGGACCGTGCTACAGGAGATCATGTACCGGGCGGCGAAGTTCGTCGCCCATGCCCGCCGGCTGATCCTCGATTTCGGCCGTGGCGTGGCGGCAAACGTAGCCGTGTTCGTGATGCTTCAGAATCGGCTGTGGGCGGCGGCGTCCGGATGA
- the cas7c gene encoding type I-C CRISPR-associated protein Cas7/Csd2: protein MAIENRYEFLFLFDCENGNPNGDPDAGNAPRIDPEDMHGLVSDVALKRRVRNYVQIARDNQMPNAIFVEHASNLNRPIVRAHEETGGVPEKGASKSKVRAARDWMCQNFYDVRSFGAVMSTGPNAGQVRGPVQFAFARSLAPVLPLDISITRMAVAEDVKGAKSSADFQKWEDEQPEDKLRTMGRKNLIPYGLYAAKGFISANLAQETGFGEDDLALFWEALANMYDHDRSASKGMMSCRGLYVFKHVGTDSNEEQRRRQAKLGCAPAHRLLDYACGADDKEQAIIEIHKLESPPRSFGHYQVNAFPERLPAGIELWTWGNNGLT from the coding sequence ATGGCCATTGAAAACCGCTACGAATTCCTGTTCCTGTTCGACTGCGAAAACGGCAATCCCAACGGCGATCCGGACGCCGGCAATGCGCCGCGCATCGACCCCGAAGACATGCACGGTCTGGTGTCCGACGTGGCTTTGAAGCGCAGGGTGCGTAACTACGTCCAGATCGCTAGGGACAACCAAATGCCCAACGCCATCTTCGTCGAGCACGCCAGCAACCTGAATCGGCCGATTGTCCGTGCTCACGAGGAAACCGGCGGGGTGCCGGAAAAAGGCGCCTCCAAATCCAAGGTCAGAGCTGCGCGGGATTGGATGTGCCAGAACTTCTACGACGTGCGCAGCTTCGGCGCGGTGATGAGCACCGGCCCCAACGCTGGCCAAGTGCGCGGCCCGGTGCAATTTGCCTTCGCCCGTTCGCTGGCCCCCGTCCTACCGTTGGATATTTCCATCACCCGCATGGCGGTGGCGGAGGACGTGAAAGGCGCCAAAAGCTCGGCGGATTTCCAAAAATGGGAAGATGAACAACCCGAGGACAAGTTGCGCACCATGGGCCGCAAGAACCTGATTCCCTATGGCCTCTACGCCGCCAAGGGTTTCATCAGCGCCAACCTGGCCCAGGAAACCGGCTTCGGCGAAGACGATCTCGCCCTGTTTTGGGAAGCGCTGGCCAACATGTACGACCACGACCGTTCCGCCAGCAAGGGCATGATGTCGTGCCGTGGCCTTTATGTATTCAAGCATGTGGGCACCGATAGTAACGAGGAACAGCGCCGGCGGCAGGCCAAACTCGGCTGCGCGCCGGCGCATCGCCTGCTCGATTACGCCTGTGGCGCGGATGACAAGGAGCAAGCAATCATTGAAATCCACAAGCTGGAATCGCCGCCCCGCAGTTTCGGTCATTACCAGGTCAATGCATTCCCAGAGCGGCTACCGGCTGGAATCGAACTTTGGACCTGGGGCAACAATGGGCTAACATAA
- the cas8c gene encoding type I-C CRISPR-associated protein Cas8c/Csd1 yields MLDAILKQAGASEPGFTRKTVKWAITCTRDGRYTGVVPLAEDKGQTFDCCPNLSQPELVGGDGARSHFLSEGLPTVALFWKEDLDDKEQEKFRAKHAYFRGLLEQAAEVALYLKAAAALLNDESTMNEVRADLVRQRAKPTEAACFRIDGLNPLEQTDWHDWWRDFRGRLKAPKAKAATKMRCVLTGEVVEPMPTHPKIKGLAGVGGLGTGDVLAGFDKQAFQSFGLEQAANAAMSEETATAYAETLNRLISEKSIKLGNVLSVYWFDQNIPLDDDPLSWLKEPEEQAAAGAELKAKKLLQAIRSGQRPDLSNNVYYSLLLSGAAGRVMVREVMHGSFETLATNTEHWFSHLAIVARDGKTQAPTPKFLAVAGSLVRDLKDLPALMVQHLWRAAITGGDIPCAALAQATLRARIDVINDDPASHARMGLIKAYHLRKGDSDMQAHVNPEHPNPAYHCGRLLAVLARLQRAALGDVGAGVVQRYYTAASQTPGLVIGRLAANAKNHLNKLEGGLAYWYENQIADVMAAMNDIPGILTLEQQSLFALGYYQQLAALNAGNKDKPNEPEKKAGPQPDLFAANS; encoded by the coding sequence ATGCTTGACGCCATTCTCAAACAGGCCGGCGCGTCCGAACCCGGCTTCACCCGCAAGACCGTCAAATGGGCCATCACCTGTACTCGGGACGGACGTTACACCGGCGTCGTACCGCTGGCTGAGGACAAGGGCCAGACGTTTGACTGCTGTCCCAATCTGAGCCAGCCCGAGCTGGTGGGCGGCGATGGCGCCCGCTCGCATTTTTTGTCCGAAGGCTTGCCTACCGTCGCCTTGTTCTGGAAGGAGGACCTCGACGACAAGGAGCAAGAAAAATTCCGCGCCAAACATGCCTATTTTCGCGGGCTGCTGGAACAGGCGGCGGAAGTCGCGCTATACCTCAAGGCCGCTGCCGCCCTGCTGAACGACGAATCCACAATGAATGAGGTGCGGGCCGACTTGGTCCGACAAAGAGCCAAGCCCACTGAAGCCGCCTGCTTCCGCATCGATGGCCTAAACCCGCTGGAGCAAACCGATTGGCACGACTGGTGGCGCGACTTCCGTGGCAGGCTGAAAGCGCCGAAAGCCAAAGCCGCCACCAAAATGCGTTGCGTGCTGACCGGCGAAGTCGTCGAACCCATGCCGACCCATCCCAAGATCAAGGGACTTGCGGGCGTCGGCGGTTTGGGCACCGGCGACGTGCTGGCCGGCTTCGACAAGCAGGCATTTCAATCCTTCGGACTGGAGCAGGCTGCCAATGCGGCGATGTCCGAGGAAACCGCCACCGCATATGCCGAGACCCTTAACCGATTGATTTCTGAGAAAAGTATCAAGCTGGGCAACGTGCTCTCGGTGTACTGGTTCGATCAAAACATCCCACTCGATGACGATCCGTTGTCTTGGCTGAAGGAGCCGGAAGAGCAAGCCGCCGCCGGAGCCGAACTCAAAGCCAAAAAACTCTTGCAAGCCATCCGCAGCGGCCAACGACCGGACTTGAGTAATAACGTTTACTACTCCCTGTTGTTGTCAGGAGCGGCGGGCCGGGTGATGGTGCGCGAGGTCATGCACGGTTCATTTGAAACGCTGGCGACCAACACCGAACACTGGTTCTCGCACCTGGCCATAGTGGCACGAGACGGGAAAACTCAAGCGCCTACGCCCAAATTCCTCGCCGTGGCCGGGAGTTTGGTGCGCGATTTGAAAGACCTGCCCGCGCTCATGGTGCAGCACCTCTGGCGAGCCGCCATCACCGGCGGCGATATTCCCTGTGCCGCCTTGGCCCAAGCCACGTTACGCGCGCGTATCGATGTCATCAACGACGACCCGGCTTCCCATGCCCGCATGGGACTCATCAAAGCCTACCACCTGAGAAAAGGAGACTCCGACATGCAAGCTCATGTAAACCCCGAACATCCCAATCCCGCATATCACTGCGGCCGACTCCTCGCGGTACTGGCCCGGTTGCAACGCGCGGCGCTGGGCGATGTCGGCGCGGGTGTGGTGCAGCGTTATTACACTGCCGCCAGCCAGACTCCCGGCTTGGTGATTGGCCGCCTCGCCGCCAATGCCAAGAACCATTTGAACAAGCTGGAGGGTGGCTTGGCGTACTGGTACGAAAACCAGATCGCCGACGTGATGGCGGCCATGAACGACATACCCGGCATTCTCACGCTGGAACAACAAAGCCTCTTCGCCCTCGGCTATTACCAGCAGCTCGCCGCTCTCAACGCGGGCAACAAAGACAAGCCCAACGAGCCTGAGAAAAAAGCCGGTCCCCAACCCGACCTGTTCGCGGCCAATTCCTAA
- a CDS encoding TlpA disulfide reductase family protein has product MTRLLASGLLSAFFAAAVSANPAPDCRLSRYQDGAPLNIAGFKGKVAYVDFWASWCGPCLQSFPFMAETYKDFKPKGFELIAVNLDEEREGADAFLAKQPADFTIASDPAGDCPRQYDVQAMPSSFLIDRKGNIRHVHLGFREKDKAEIRAQIEALLDEP; this is encoded by the coding sequence ATGACCAGACTCCTCGCTTCCGGACTTCTCTCGGCATTTTTCGCCGCCGCGGTCTCCGCCAATCCCGCCCCGGACTGCCGATTGAGCCGGTATCAGGACGGAGCTCCCCTGAATATCGCCGGTTTCAAGGGCAAAGTGGCCTATGTCGACTTCTGGGCCTCCTGGTGCGGCCCCTGTCTGCAATCGTTCCCGTTCATGGCCGAAACCTACAAGGACTTCAAGCCGAAAGGCTTCGAGCTGATCGCGGTCAACCTCGACGAGGAGCGGGAGGGCGCCGACGCTTTCCTGGCGAAACAGCCCGCCGACTTCACCATCGCCTCCGACCCGGCGGGCGATTGTCCCAGACAGTACGACGTCCAGGCGATGCCGTCCTCGTTCCTCATCGACCGGAAGGGCAACATCCGCCATGTCCACCTGGGGTTCCGGGAAAAGGACAAGGCGGAGATCCGCGCCCAGATCGAAGCGCTGCTCGATGAGCCGTGA
- a CDS encoding DUF423 domain-containing protein codes for MKMNGTKGWLVTTGIAGFTGVAMGAFGAHGLKNVIAPEMLAVYQTGVQYHFWHALGLGLVTLLRAQASPSRPLAWAAWLMLTGIILFSGSLYLLAVSGIRWLGMITPFGGMAFLAAWACVAVHGWRQPS; via the coding sequence ATGAAAATGAACGGAACGAAGGGCTGGCTCGTGACGACGGGTATCGCCGGTTTCACAGGCGTTGCCATGGGCGCTTTCGGCGCTCACGGCCTCAAGAACGTCATCGCGCCGGAGATGCTGGCGGTCTATCAGACCGGTGTGCAGTACCATTTCTGGCATGCACTGGGGTTGGGCCTGGTCACCCTCCTGAGGGCACAGGCTTCCCCGTCCCGGCCGCTGGCCTGGGCGGCATGGCTGATGCTCACGGGTATCATCCTGTTCTCCGGCAGCCTGTACCTGCTGGCCGTTTCCGGCATCCGCTGGCTGGGCATGATCACGCCCTTCGGCGGCATGGCCTTTCTCGCGGCCTGGGCCTGTGTAGCGGTTCATGGCTGGCGGCAACCGTCTTGA